A window from Lachnoanaerobaculum umeaense encodes these proteins:
- the ftsH gene encoding ATP-dependent zinc metalloprotease FtsH, which yields MKRVDNPVRMFFLLFVVALVIWLIFNMGNQLSIVKLNSTQFNAVVEEGNIGLIEIRQNSQTPTGEAIIHFNNEKGEVHYFISDVNEFTRKMDSSNITYILEDVPRDSVFTNTILPIGLTAVMIMFFIVYMNGRIAAGGSGNNKMMNFGKSRARIVKTTNVNFSKVAGLEEEKEELAEVVDFLKDPGKYTKLGARIPKGIILVGPPGTGKTLLAKAVAGEAGVPFFTISGSDFVEMFVGVGASRVRDLFEDAKKNAPCIIFIDEIDAVGRRRGSGLGGSHDEREQTLNQLLVEMDGFAGNQGIIVMAATNRVDILDPALLRPGRFDRKVAVGRPDVAAREAILKIHVSSKPLADDVDLHSVARQTSGFTGADLENLMNEAAILSAREGKAYISSNDINRAFIKVGIGTEKKSRIVSEKEKAITAYHEAGHAILFRELEGVGPVHTISIIPTGVSAAGYTMPLPSEDKMFHTKSGMLNDIMVSLGGRIAEEIIFGDITTGASSDIKQATKVAKAMVMEFGMNERAGLVNYGNEGDEIFIGRDFGQTKAYSEETANMIDEEIRNIINDCYKKAREIILKRKYVLESCAALLIEKEKIGFEEFEALF from the coding sequence ATGAAAAGAGTAGATAATCCTGTAAGAATGTTTTTCTTACTGTTTGTTGTAGCACTTGTAATATGGCTGATCTTTAACATGGGAAATCAGCTTAGTATTGTTAAATTGAACTCGACTCAGTTTAATGCAGTGGTTGAGGAAGGCAATATTGGACTGATTGAGATAAGACAGAATTCACAGACACCTACAGGTGAGGCTATAATTCACTTTAATAATGAAAAGGGTGAGGTACATTATTTTATATCTGATGTAAATGAATTCACAAGGAAAATGGATTCAAGTAATATAACATATATATTAGAAGATGTTCCACGGGATAGTGTTTTTACAAATACAATATTGCCGATAGGTTTGACTGCTGTTATGATAATGTTTTTCATAGTTTATATGAATGGTAGAATTGCAGCAGGTGGTAGTGGCAATAATAAGATGATGAATTTTGGCAAAAGTAGGGCTAGAATTGTAAAGACAACAAATGTGAACTTTTCAAAGGTGGCAGGACTTGAAGAGGAGAAGGAGGAACTGGCTGAGGTTGTGGATTTCTTAAAGGATCCGGGTAAGTATACTAAGCTTGGTGCAAGGATTCCAAAGGGAATAATACTTGTAGGACCTCCGGGAACAGGAAAGACACTCCTGGCAAAAGCAGTAGCAGGAGAGGCAGGAGTGCCATTCTTTACAATATCAGGTTCTGACTTTGTTGAGATGTTTGTAGGTGTAGGTGCAAGTAGAGTGAGAGATCTCTTTGAGGATGCCAAGAAAAATGCACCATGTATTATATTTATAGATGAGATAGATGCAGTGGGCAGAAGAAGAGGTTCAGGACTTGGTGGAAGCCATGATGAGAGAGAGCAGACCCTAAATCAACTTTTGGTTGAGATGGACGGTTTTGCAGGAAACCAGGGTATCATTGTGATGGCAGCTACAAATAGAGTGGACATTTTGGATCCGGCACTTCTTCGACCGGGAAGATTTGACAGAAAAGTGGCAGTAGGTAGACCGGATGTAGCAGCCAGAGAGGCAATATTAAAGATACATGTGTCATCAAAGCCTTTGGCAGATGATGTTGACTTACATTCAGTTGCTAGACAGACATCAGGATTTACGGGTGCAGATCTTGAAAATCTGATGAATGAGGCGGCAATACTCTCTGCAAGAGAGGGTAAAGCATATATATCTTCAAATGATATAAATAGGGCATTTATAAAAGTGGGAATAGGTACAGAGAAAAAGTCAAGGATAGTAAGTGAAAAGGAAAAGGCAATTACTGCTTATCATGAGGCAGGGCATGCAATACTTTTTAGAGAACTGGAAGGAGTAGGACCTGTGCATACTATTTCTATTATACCTACCGGTGTAAGTGCAGCAGGATATACTATGCCATTACCGAGTGAGGATAAGATGTTCCATACCAAATCCGGTATGCTAAATGATATTATGGTGAGCCTTGGAGGAAGGATAGCCGAAGAAATAATCTTTGGAGATATTACAACAGGTGCAAGCTCTGACATTAAGCAAGCGACTAAGGTTGCAAAGGCTATGGTTATGGAGTTTGGTATGAATGAGAGAGCCGGACTTGTAAATTATGGCAATGAAGGTGATGAGATTTTTATAGGAAGAGACTTCGGTCAAACTAAGGCATATAGTGAAGAAACTGCAAATATGATAGATGAAGAAATAAGAAATATTATTAATGATTGCTATAAAAAGGCAAGAGAAATAATATTGAAGAGAAAATATGTTCTTGAATCATGTGCAGCACTTCTTATAGAAAAAGAAAAAATTGGTTTTGAAGAATTTGAGGCATTGTTTTAG
- a CDS encoding glycoside hydrolase family 13 protein codes for MNIEGIFSDETSDYVSIQSLENRQEIRIQIRVFKDDKPDIIWVDHQSGSELKMEKLHSSEYFDYYYVDLIDMDYFKYYFKIIDDKKIFYYTRFGITDYLKEDTLFEYNKNFSLPEWAKGALMYQIFIDRFNRGDETNDVVDDEYIYIGLPVKHKENWNEYPSNFDVGYFYGGDLEGVLQKLDYLKDFGVEVIYFNPLFVSPSNHKYDTQDYDYIDPHIGKIVEDAEGVLGEFDSDNKNALKYVKRVTVKKNLEASNELFVKLVKEAHNRNIKVIIDGVFNHCGSFNKWMDKEGIYKRADESYPIGAYWSESSEFRSYFNFVGDEYDGWWGHDTLPKLYYENSKKLIDEILRIGQKWVSPPFNVDGWRLDVAADLGYSIEFNHRFWSMFRKSVKSANKNALILAEHYGDPSYWMDGKCWDGVMNYDGFMEPVSWFLTGLEKHSDREDMSLKGNSDMFFIMLKNALGKMHYDAILVSMNQLSNHDHSRFLTRTNGIVGRINTHKSEDASAGVSLEVMRQAIMMQLTLPGAPTVYYGDEVGVCGFTDPDSRRTYPWGSENLELLEYHRYLNRWHRLRKELRHGSLIKLISSNGTVGYARVSKENISVIIIHSGKDKRKLDIPLYLTGMRDNAAISRVIYTSPSGYNVGRVTYFSDNGYLSLEIEPNSGYLLVSENL; via the coding sequence ATGAATATTGAAGGTATTTTTAGTGATGAAACAAGTGATTATGTATCAATACAAAGCCTTGAGAATAGACAAGAAATACGAATACAGATAAGAGTTTTTAAGGATGATAAACCGGATATTATATGGGTAGATCACCAAAGCGGTAGTGAATTAAAGATGGAAAAACTTCACTCAAGCGAGTACTTTGATTATTATTATGTTGATTTGATTGATATGGATTATTTTAAATATTATTTTAAAATAATTGACGACAAGAAGATATTTTATTACACAAGATTTGGGATTACAGATTATTTAAAAGAAGATACATTATTTGAATATAATAAAAATTTTTCTTTACCTGAATGGGCTAAGGGAGCTTTGATGTATCAGATCTTCATTGATAGGTTTAATCGTGGAGATGAAACAAATGATGTAGTAGATGATGAGTATATCTATATAGGCCTGCCGGTAAAGCATAAGGAAAATTGGAACGAATATCCTTCAAATTTTGATGTGGGATATTTTTATGGCGGAGATTTAGAAGGTGTTTTACAAAAATTGGACTACTTAAAGGACTTTGGGGTTGAGGTAATATACTTTAACCCTCTCTTTGTATCACCATCAAATCATAAATATGATACTCAGGATTATGATTATATCGATCCACACATAGGAAAGATAGTGGAAGATGCAGAAGGTGTTTTAGGTGAGTTTGATAGTGACAATAAAAATGCACTTAAGTATGTGAAAAGAGTAACCGTAAAGAAAAATCTTGAGGCGAGTAATGAGTTGTTTGTAAAGCTGGTGAAAGAGGCACATAATAGAAATATAAAAGTAATTATAGATGGGGTTTTCAATCACTGTGGTTCATTTAATAAATGGATGGATAAAGAAGGTATTTATAAAAGAGCAGATGAAAGCTATCCTATAGGTGCATATTGGTCAGAATCCAGTGAGTTCAGATCCTATTTTAATTTTGTAGGAGATGAGTATGACGGATGGTGGGGACATGATACATTGCCAAAACTATACTATGAAAACAGCAAAAAACTTATTGATGAGATATTGCGTATTGGACAAAAATGGGTATCACCGCCATTCAATGTAGATGGATGGAGACTTGATGTAGCGGCAGATTTGGGATACAGTATTGAATTTAATCATAGGTTTTGGTCTATGTTTAGGAAGTCTGTAAAGAGTGCAAATAAAAATGCACTCATTTTGGCAGAACACTATGGTGATCCAAGTTATTGGATGGATGGAAAGTGCTGGGATGGAGTAATGAACTATGACGGTTTTATGGAGCCGGTGAGCTGGTTTTTGACAGGTCTTGAAAAGCATTCAGATAGAGAGGATATGAGTCTGAAGGGAAATTCGGATATGTTCTTTATTATGTTAAAGAATGCCTTGGGTAAGATGCATTATGATGCAATATTGGTATCTATGAATCAGCTCTCAAACCATGACCATTCAAGATTCCTTACCAGAACAAATGGTATTGTGGGCAGAATAAACACACATAAATCAGAGGATGCAAGTGCAGGAGTAAGTCTTGAGGTTATGAGACAGGCTATAATGATGCAGTTAACTCTGCCGGGTGCACCTACAGTGTACTATGGTGATGAGGTTGGAGTGTGCGGTTTTACAGATCCGGACAGTAGAAGAACCTATCCATGGGGAAGTGAAAACTTGGAACTGTTGGAGTATCATAGATACCTGAACAGATGGCATAGACTTAGAAAAGAACTTAGACATGGATCTCTTATAAAGCTTATTTCAAGCAATGGTACAGTGGGATATGCCAGAGTGTCTAAAGAAAATATATCAGTAATTATAATTCATTCGGGTAAGGACAAGAGAAAGCTCGACATTCCACTATATCTTACCGGAATGAGAGATAATGCCGCAATAAGCAGAGTAATATATACAAGTCCATCAGGATATAATGTAGGAAGAGTTACATATTTTAGTGATAATGGTTATTTGAGCCTTGAGATAGAGCCAAACTCAGGATATTTATTGGTGAGTGAAAACTTGTAA